The nucleotide window TCTGTGTGGGTGCGGTTGCTGTTCCCCCGGACTCGCCCCCCGCGTCGATGGACGCCGCGCCGGCCGCGCCCGCGGCGTCGTCAAGACCCGGCACCAACGGGTCCCGGAACGCCAGGTTCACGTGCACGGGACCTGCCGGACCGTTGGCGCCGCGCGCTTCGGCGAGCGCCCGGCCGAGGAACGGCGCAGGATCGGTTCCGGCGGGGACATCCATGGCGGCACGGACGTGGATACCGAACAGGCCCGGCTGCCGGGTGGTCTGGTTGGCGCCGGTTCCGCGCAGCTCGTCCGGCCGGTCAGCGGAGAGGACCACGAGGGGAACAGCGGCGTGGTTGGCTTCCATGACCGCCGGAAGCAGCTCCCCCACGGCGGTACCGGAGGTGGTGACGACGGCGGCCGGCCGTTGTGCACCGAGCGCGAGGCCCAGCGCGGTGAAAGCACCCACCCGTTCATCGATGCGCACGTGGATGCGGATCTCCCCGCGTTCGGCTGCCTCGGCGAGCGCGTAGGCGAGGGGTGCGCTGCGCGACCCGGGAGCGAGAACGACGTCGGTGATTCCTGCGGCAGCGAGGGCTGCAGTCACGCGGCGGGCTGATTCGATGGAGTCCACTCCCCCATCCTCACATCCTTGTGCGCCACCTCAGGGAACTTTTGCGCAGATTCGGCGGGTTGACGACCGGTCGAACCCGCCGAATCTGCGCAAAAGTTCCCGCGAGAGTTCCTCTGGGACTCCGGAGTTACTTGGCGTCGCGGCCGCCGCGGTTGTCGTCTGTGCGCGGCTTACCCTTGCCGTGTCCGCGGCCGGGCTTGTTGTCACCCTTGCCTGCGCGCTCGGCCGGGAAGACCTGGATCACTGACGGGCGGGGCAGTGCGCCCTCGCCGCGCCTCGGCGCAGTGCCTGCCTCGACGTAGTCGGGGAACAGGGAGTTCTGCGCGCCCCAGGCGCCGTCCTCGCCTGGGTGCTGAACGGCGACGAAGACGTTGCGTTCGTCGTCGTGAATGATCGGTCCGCAGGTCTCGCCATCGCGCGGAACCGCGAGGAACTGGTCCACGCGGCCGCGCTCGCTGCCCTCGAGGCCCACCCGGAAGAGTCCGTCGCAGTAACCGATGGTGCCCGGCTGGCCGTCGGTGGAAATCCACAGGTTGCCGGCAGTGTCGAACGCCAGGTTGTCCGGGCAGGAGATCGGGGACACCTTGTCCGTCGGGTAGCCGCTGAAGTAGGTGCTCGAGTTGGTAGCGGGATCACCGCAGACCATCAGCAGGTTCCAGGTGAACCGAGTGGAGGTCTGGTCGCCGCCGTTCTCGGTGATCTCGACGATGTGCCCGTCGCGGTTGCGGGTGCGGGGGTTCGCCTCGTCCACCGGAGCGGAGCCCGGGACACCGCGATTGGTGTTGTTGGTGCACGCAACGTAGACCTTGCCGGTTGCCGGGTTGGGCTCAACGTCTTCGGCGCGGTCCATCTTCGTGGGTCCCACCGTGTCCGCCGCCAGCCGGGTGAAAACGGTGACCTCAGCGGCGCTCATGCCCGGAACCGCGGACTCGTTGTCGATGATCAGCGGCAGCCACTCGCCGACGCCGTCGAATGCGCCGTCGGAGGGAAGCGCACCCGTGCCGTCGATTTCCGGAACGGAGTTGCCCTGGAAGCGGGCCACGTACAGGGACCCCTCGGAGAGCAGGTCCATGTTCGCCCTGCGGTCCTCGGCGCTGTTACCCGTGCGGACGGTGTTCTTCGAGACGAACTTGTACAGGTAGTCGAAGCGCTCATCGTCGCCCGAATAGGCAACCACCCGGCCGTCGCCCGCGACGATGACGTTTGCCCCCTCGTGCTTGAAGCGCCCGAGCATGGAGTGCTTCTTCGGCGTGGAACTTGGGTCGAACGGATCGACCTCCACGATGTAGCCGAACCGGTTGGCTTCGTTGGCGTAACCCGCGTTGCGGGTGTCGAAGCGGGGCTCGTCGGTTTCCCAGGCGCGGCCGGTGGGGCGGGACGTGAGGCCGTAGCGACGGTCGGCGTCGGACGTGCCCGGAGTGACGAAGTAGCCGTTGAAGTTTTCCTCGCCGGAGAGGATGGTGCCCCACGGTGTGGTGCCGCCGGCGCAGTTGCCAAGCGTGCCGAGGATGGTGCGCCCCGCGGGGTCATCGATGGTCTTCACGAACTCGGAACCAGCGGCCGGGCCAGTCAGCTCGTACGGTGTGTCCAGCAAATAGCGGCGGTTGAGCCCCGCGCCGACGATGTAGCTCCAGGGAGCGTTCTTGTTCTTCCGCTCAAGCTCGACGACGGAGAGCCCGTGGGCTGCGCGTGCGATGGCGCGAACCTCCGAAGCGGCCAACTCAGGCGGGAACATGATGCTCTCGTTGGTGTACTCGTGGTTGGCGAAGAGGACGGCGCGGCGGCCCTTGCTGCCGGGAATCTCGACGATATCGGTGTAATCGCAGTTGTAGCCGAACTGTTGCTCCTGCGCGGCAGCGCTCTGGTTGTTGGCGTCGAACGCCGGAGCACCACGGAACAGCGGGTCCCCCCAGCGGATCACCGGACGCCAGGCGAATCCTTCCGGAACAGTGAAGTCGTCAACGAGCGCGTCCACCGGGTTGATCGGCGTGAACTTCAGCTTCCCTTTCCCACCGGGGCGCTTCATCGCTACAGCGGGTGCAATGCCCGTTCCGCCCGCTGCCAGCTGCTGTGCGTTGGCGCCGATGAGCATGGTGAGGGCGCCCACGGCTCCTGCACCCATGACGCTGCGGCGGGAGAGCTCGTTCGAGACGATGTCGCGGAAGTAGTTGTTGTTGCTGGTGTTGCAGACCGCAGAGGCGCAGGCGTTGTCGCACTTCAGTGCGCAGGTGACGGCACTGCGTTTGCCGTTGGTGTGGCCGAGCATGGGCAGGAGACGGCGCTTGGTGTCGCTCACTGAAGGAACCTTCCGATGTACAGATGTGGGGTCGGTCCCACCCTGACAAGCGAAGTGAACCTTTGGAGGTTCCT belongs to Arthrobacter tumbae and includes:
- a CDS encoding PhoX family protein, which codes for MLGHTNGKRSAVTCALKCDNACASAVCNTSNNNYFRDIVSNELSRRSVMGAGAVGALTMLIGANAQQLAAGGTGIAPAVAMKRPGGKGKLKFTPINPVDALVDDFTVPEGFAWRPVIRWGDPLFRGAPAFDANNQSAAAQEQQFGYNCDYTDIVEIPGSKGRRAVLFANHEYTNESIMFPPELAASEVRAIARAAHGLSVVELERKNKNAPWSYIVGAGLNRRYLLDTPYELTGPAAGSEFVKTIDDPAGRTILGTLGNCAGGTTPWGTILSGEENFNGYFVTPGTSDADRRYGLTSRPTGRAWETDEPRFDTRNAGYANEANRFGYIVEVDPFDPSSTPKKHSMLGRFKHEGANVIVAGDGRVVAYSGDDERFDYLYKFVSKNTVRTGNSAEDRRANMDLLSEGSLYVARFQGNSVPEIDGTGALPSDGAFDGVGEWLPLIIDNESAVPGMSAAEVTVFTRLAADTVGPTKMDRAEDVEPNPATGKVYVACTNNTNRGVPGSAPVDEANPRTRNRDGHIVEITENGGDQTSTRFTWNLLMVCGDPATNSSTYFSGYPTDKVSPISCPDNLAFDTAGNLWISTDGQPGTIGYCDGLFRVGLEGSERGRVDQFLAVPRDGETCGPIIHDDERNVFVAVQHPGEDGAWGAQNSLFPDYVEAGTAPRRGEGALPRPSVIQVFPAERAGKGDNKPGRGHGKGKPRTDDNRGGRDAK